A single region of the Halorubrum depositum genome encodes:
- a CDS encoding GNAT family N-acetyltransferase, whose product MSDRRYPDAVADEFPVPPTEFTDREDRTVEIRPYDGGEAAYESLVAMYDAFDPADRAQGIPPGGEERIREWLDAILGGDCYNVIAWCGDEVAGHATLVPDGDAYELAIFVHQEYQRAGIGTHLIRGLLGHGQAEGVRKVWLTVERWNRAAVSLYKKIGFETSDAESFELEMGLRLNEGEEGDGIDEGDGA is encoded by the coding sequence ATGAGCGACCGACGCTACCCGGACGCGGTCGCCGACGAGTTCCCCGTCCCCCCCACCGAGTTCACCGACCGGGAGGACCGGACCGTCGAGATCCGACCGTACGACGGCGGCGAGGCCGCCTACGAGTCGCTCGTCGCGATGTACGACGCCTTCGATCCGGCCGACCGCGCGCAGGGGATCCCCCCCGGCGGGGAGGAGCGCATCCGGGAGTGGCTGGACGCGATCCTCGGCGGCGACTGCTACAACGTGATCGCGTGGTGCGGCGACGAGGTCGCCGGCCACGCGACGCTGGTACCCGACGGCGACGCCTACGAGCTGGCGATCTTCGTCCACCAGGAGTACCAGCGCGCCGGGATCGGCACCCACCTCATCCGCGGGCTGCTCGGCCACGGGCAGGCCGAGGGGGTCCGGAAGGTGTGGCTCACCGTCGAGCGGTGGAACCGCGCGGCCGTCTCGCTGTACAAGAAGATCGGCTTCGAGACCTCCGACGCCGAGAGCTTCGAGCTGGAGATGGGGCTCCGGCTGAACGAGGGGGAAGAGGGCGACGGGATCGACGAGGGCGACGGGGCGTAG
- a CDS encoding multicopper oxidase domain-containing protein, with protein sequence MTRDGDETGRRTASRRGFLSAAAALGTVGIAGCGAPRAESTAAAENAAGTGAAAEQVEEWSGSDATDVETDHPYTTPRTTIDLDERDGAITVSTTPCRHQLLGDETKGGPWELPEVWAWQTPDTDPSVPGPLLRVTEGTDMEITYDNSEHNRPHTFHVHGLSKSWMDDGVPTTTGQQVAPGEEHTYEITANQPGTHFYHCHYQTQNHLDMGMYGILRVDPEGYEAPDKEAFMTIKDWDTRLSASTAGGDVDFSHRDRNPDAFTVNGRSAPYTFHPEQGSPLIVEEGDRVRIHYVNAGYESHAMHTHNHGFTVVEKDGGVIPESARHREDVIPIAPAERKTIEFTADADPGVYALHCHKVNHAMNGDTYPGGMIGGMVYESVTDTEQFASVMEMAGYEA encoded by the coding sequence ATGACGAGAGACGGAGACGAAACCGGTCGACGCACGGCTTCCAGACGCGGGTTCCTCTCGGCGGCCGCGGCGCTGGGGACGGTCGGGATCGCCGGCTGCGGCGCCCCGCGGGCCGAGAGCACCGCGGCCGCGGAGAACGCGGCCGGCACCGGGGCGGCGGCCGAACAGGTCGAGGAGTGGTCCGGGAGCGACGCCACCGACGTGGAGACGGACCACCCGTACACGACCCCGCGGACGACGATCGACCTCGACGAGCGGGACGGCGCGATCACGGTGTCGACGACGCCGTGCCGCCACCAGCTGCTCGGCGACGAGACGAAGGGCGGCCCGTGGGAGCTGCCCGAGGTCTGGGCGTGGCAGACGCCGGACACGGACCCCAGCGTCCCCGGCCCGCTGCTCCGCGTGACCGAGGGGACCGACATGGAGATCACCTACGACAACTCGGAGCACAACCGGCCGCACACGTTCCACGTCCACGGGCTCTCGAAGAGCTGGATGGACGACGGGGTCCCGACGACGACCGGCCAGCAGGTCGCGCCGGGCGAGGAGCACACCTACGAGATCACCGCGAACCAGCCCGGGACGCACTTCTACCACTGCCACTACCAGACGCAGAACCACCTCGACATGGGGATGTACGGGATCCTCCGCGTCGACCCGGAGGGGTACGAGGCCCCCGACAAGGAGGCGTTCATGACGATCAAAGACTGGGACACGCGCCTCTCGGCCTCGACGGCCGGCGGCGACGTCGACTTCAGCCACCGCGACCGCAACCCGGACGCGTTCACCGTGAACGGGCGCTCCGCGCCGTACACCTTCCACCCCGAGCAGGGGTCGCCGCTGATCGTCGAGGAGGGCGACCGGGTGCGGATCCACTACGTCAACGCCGGCTACGAGTCGCACGCGATGCACACCCACAACCACGGGTTCACCGTCGTCGAGAAGGACGGCGGCGTCATCCCGGAGTCCGCGCGCCACCGCGAGGACGTGATCCCGATCGCGCCCGCCGAGCGGAAGACGATCGAGTTCACCGCCGACGCCGATCCCGGCGTGTACGCGCTCCACTGCCACAAGGTGAACCACGCGATGAACGGCGACACCTACCCCGGCGGAATGATCGGCGGGATGGTGTACGAGAGCGTCACGGACACCGAACAGTTCGCGTCCGTGATGGAGATGGCCGGCTACGAGGCCTGA
- a CDS encoding YfcE family phosphodiesterase produces the protein MRIGIVSDTHDDLAAVEAAVALFDREGVDAVVHCGDFVAPFSVAPFDVDGDDPDAGFDFHAVRGNNDGEWAVQSTVEAFGTYHGEAGTLSFGDGDAERAGDGDPVDVAVTHGTSGVVVDALVDCGDYDYVFHGHTHAHGVEERDGTVRVNPGGLPIPVDGADDVFRVAVLDVGADADGATGADAVTHHALDV, from the coding sequence ATGCGGATCGGCATCGTCTCCGACACCCACGACGACCTCGCCGCCGTCGAGGCGGCCGTAGCGCTGTTCGACCGCGAGGGTGTCGACGCCGTCGTCCACTGCGGCGACTTCGTCGCCCCCTTCTCCGTGGCGCCCTTCGACGTCGACGGCGACGACCCCGACGCCGGCTTCGACTTCCACGCCGTCCGCGGCAACAACGACGGGGAGTGGGCGGTGCAGTCGACCGTCGAGGCGTTCGGCACCTACCACGGGGAGGCCGGGACGCTCTCGTTCGGGGACGGGGACGCCGAACGAGCGGGTGACGGCGACCCCGTCGACGTCGCGGTCACCCACGGGACGAGCGGCGTCGTCGTCGACGCCCTCGTCGACTGCGGCGACTACGACTACGTGTTCCACGGCCACACCCACGCGCACGGCGTCGAGGAGCGCGACGGGACGGTCCGGGTGAACCCCGGCGGCTTACCCATCCCGGTCGACGGCGCCGACGATGTCTTCCGCGTCGCGGTCCTCGACGTCGGGGCGGACGCCGACGGGGCGACCGGCGCCGACGCGGTGACGCACCACGCGCTCGACGTGTGA
- a CDS encoding SIMPL domain-containing protein, which yields MDRKLATAAGLVLLVALAGCAGLPGSTGEAGTAANAAPGEEPALDRSIEVTADGEATAQPDRATVRVAVTATGDDSAAVRDELSAADESLRAALTDWGLTEDDIRTERYDVRESYETRENPDRTTYQGVHSYALTIDDVDAVGEVIDVAIDGGADEVERIEFGLSEEREREVRAQAIENAMANADDDAAVLANSSGLEVTGAYRVSTADAGVTPYRIAESAMAGGGDGGDAATGVETGDVSVRVSVNVVYGAEQV from the coding sequence ATGGATCGAAAACTGGCGACCGCGGCCGGGCTCGTGCTGCTCGTCGCGCTGGCGGGCTGCGCGGGGCTCCCCGGCTCGACCGGAGAGGCGGGGACCGCCGCGAACGCGGCCCCGGGCGAGGAACCGGCACTCGACAGGAGCATCGAAGTGACCGCGGACGGCGAGGCCACGGCCCAGCCGGACCGCGCCACGGTCCGCGTGGCGGTGACCGCGACGGGCGACGACTCGGCGGCGGTCCGCGACGAGCTCTCCGCCGCGGACGAGTCGCTCCGGGCGGCGCTGACCGACTGGGGGCTCACCGAGGACGACATCCGGACGGAGCGGTACGACGTGCGCGAGTCCTACGAGACGCGGGAGAATCCGGATCGCACGACGTACCAGGGCGTCCACAGCTACGCGCTGACGATCGACGACGTGGACGCGGTCGGCGAGGTCATCGACGTCGCGATCGACGGGGGCGCCGACGAGGTGGAGCGGATCGAGTTCGGGCTGAGCGAGGAGCGGGAGCGCGAGGTGCGCGCGCAGGCGATCGAGAACGCGATGGCGAACGCCGACGACGACGCGGCCGTGCTCGCGAACTCGAGCGGGCTAGAGGTCACCGGCGCGTACCGCGTCTCCACCGCGGACGCCGGCGTGACGCCGTACCGGATCGCCGAGAGCGCGATGGCCGGGGGCGGAGACGGCGGCGACGCCGCGACCGGCGTCGAGACCGGCGACGTGAGCGTGCGCGTCAGCGTCAACGTCGTCTACGGAGCGGAACAGGTCTGA
- a CDS encoding formate/nitrite transporter family protein encodes MTDSKRPDDDSIREVVERSQSGAPAVGEAVRDRFSSDEVFQRIVAAADEEVTSGGRELFFSGVAAGLAITITFMLYVSLTAATDTHPILSVLLYPLGFVYIIIGGYQLYTENTLPPVALTLERLASLPTLLRHWGIVLAGNFTGGAFGAIVLSYGGVFSEEGVVDAAIYISTGGLDVGFWPLFFKAAMAGLIVAGVVWVGFASTNSVTRLLVVYLAFLAIPLGNLYHVVVSFTEVLYLLFAQQLGLYTGGITLAGGLGGFVLPVLLGNTIGGVVLVTIVNYFQTSEERLEEARFEGMNRRLTVPEWVLGRAAGRSYVPILDATEATLFANEGHRIMVPITNPRTDGPIVELASRLASDHEDGLVHIVHVVQAPERMSLSAGAGRIADVSEEGMAGLRDTAEGYDVDVSTSTVVSHRSFEEVFNMARRTRPEAVLMGWGEDQLWSAARAERPIDELTNQLPCDFLILSESDLDTSKVLLPTSGGPDSALGAEVASVLSRTAGAEVTVLHVVDGPENRTAGEGFLANWATEHGLTDARTVVDDGGDVEDAIAREAANNTLVIIGATEKGLLSRLVSNSLHLDVIHDVDCSVLLAERPSSRSIRERLFGSGRRVSGPPDGGVERDPDASQGAELSGPDDSGPAPLAVSGSDDGGDAEDEEFTAEETDDEPAEPAVITDHEDPDESDGDGDEGDDEDNGGGEGPPPERSVVTDHEDPDGDDADGETDGMEDETDGMEDETDGMEDETDGMEDETDDRA; translated from the coding sequence GTGACCGATTCGAAACGGCCCGACGACGACTCGATACGCGAGGTCGTCGAGCGCTCCCAGAGCGGAGCGCCGGCGGTCGGCGAGGCGGTCCGAGACCGCTTCTCGTCGGACGAGGTGTTCCAGCGGATCGTCGCCGCCGCGGACGAGGAGGTGACCTCCGGCGGACGCGAACTGTTCTTCAGCGGCGTCGCCGCGGGGCTGGCGATCACGATCACGTTCATGCTGTACGTCTCGCTGACCGCCGCCACCGACACCCACCCGATCCTGAGCGTCCTCCTCTATCCGCTCGGGTTCGTCTACATCATCATCGGGGGGTACCAGCTGTACACCGAGAACACGCTCCCGCCGGTGGCGCTGACCCTGGAACGGCTCGCCAGCCTGCCGACGCTGCTGCGCCACTGGGGGATCGTCCTCGCCGGGAACTTCACGGGGGGCGCGTTCGGCGCGATCGTGCTCTCGTACGGCGGCGTCTTCTCGGAGGAGGGCGTCGTCGACGCCGCGATCTACATCTCGACGGGCGGGCTCGACGTCGGCTTCTGGCCGCTCTTCTTCAAGGCCGCGATGGCCGGACTCATCGTCGCCGGCGTCGTCTGGGTCGGCTTCGCCTCCACCAACTCCGTCACCCGCCTGCTCGTCGTCTACCTCGCGTTCCTCGCGATCCCGCTCGGAAACCTCTACCACGTCGTGGTCTCGTTCACCGAGGTGCTGTACCTGCTGTTCGCGCAGCAGCTCGGGCTGTACACCGGCGGGATCACCCTCGCCGGCGGGCTCGGCGGCTTCGTCCTCCCGGTGCTTCTGGGCAACACCATCGGCGGGGTGGTGCTCGTCACGATCGTGAACTACTTCCAGACCAGCGAGGAGCGGTTAGAGGAGGCGCGCTTCGAGGGGATGAACCGCCGGCTGACGGTGCCAGAATGGGTGCTCGGCCGGGCCGCGGGGCGCTCGTACGTCCCGATCCTGGACGCCACGGAGGCGACGCTGTTCGCCAACGAGGGCCACCGGATCATGGTCCCGATCACGAACCCGCGGACCGACGGGCCGATCGTCGAGCTCGCGAGCCGCCTCGCGAGCGACCACGAGGACGGGCTCGTCCACATCGTCCACGTCGTGCAGGCGCCGGAGCGGATGTCGCTGTCGGCCGGCGCGGGCCGGATCGCCGACGTCTCCGAGGAGGGGATGGCCGGCCTCCGCGACACCGCCGAGGGGTACGACGTCGACGTCTCCACGTCGACCGTCGTCTCGCACCGCTCGTTCGAGGAGGTGTTCAACATGGCCCGCCGGACCCGCCCGGAGGCCGTGCTGATGGGCTGGGGCGAGGACCAGCTGTGGAGCGCCGCCCGCGCGGAGCGCCCGATCGACGAGCTCACCAACCAGCTCCCCTGCGACTTCCTCATCCTGAGCGAGAGCGACCTCGACACCTCGAAGGTGCTCCTCCCCACCTCCGGGGGGCCGGACTCGGCGCTCGGCGCGGAGGTCGCGAGCGTGCTCTCGCGGACCGCCGGCGCCGAGGTGACGGTGTTACACGTCGTCGACGGTCCGGAGAACCGAACCGCTGGCGAGGGATTCCTCGCCAACTGGGCGACCGAGCACGGCCTCACAGACGCGAGGACGGTCGTCGACGACGGCGGCGACGTCGAGGACGCGATCGCGCGAGAGGCCGCGAACAACACCCTCGTCATCATCGGAGCGACCGAGAAGGGGCTCCTCTCCCGGCTCGTCTCGAACTCGCTGCACCTGGACGTGATCCACGACGTCGACTGCTCGGTGCTGCTCGCCGAGCGCCCCAGCAGCCGCTCGATCCGCGAGCGGCTGTTCGGCTCGGGACGACGGGTCTCCGGCCCGCCGGACGGCGGGGTCGAGCGCGACCCCGACGCGTCGCAAGGAGCCGAGCTCTCCGGCCCCGACGACTCCGGCCCCGCGCCGCTCGCGGTCAGCGGCTCGGACGACGGGGGAGACGCCGAGGACGAGGAGTTCACGGCGGAGGAAACCGACGACGAGCCGGCCGAGCCGGCGGTGATCACCGACCACGAGGACCCTGACGAGAGCGACGGCGACGGCGACGAGGGCGACGACGAGGACAACGGTGGAGGAGAGGGTCCCCCGCCGGAGCGGTCGGTCGTCACCGATCACGAGGATCCGGACGGCGATGACGCCGACGGGGAGACGGACGGCATGGAAGACGAGACGGACGGCATGGAAGACGAGACGGACGGCATGGAAGACGAGACGGACGGCATGGAAGACGAGACGGACGACAGGGCGTGA
- a CDS encoding universal stress protein has protein sequence MKVLCGIGGSDDSFRALDRTVERAAVASDDLTVAVVDNEDSGVPPEEVIRRAGDAIDDAGIDADVRRVEGDPGSRLVEIAETEEFEEIVLGGGHTSPMGKITIGPIAEFVLLNAKTSVTLVR, from the coding sequence ATGAAGGTGCTCTGCGGGATCGGCGGCAGCGACGACTCGTTCCGCGCGCTCGATCGGACCGTCGAGCGGGCGGCGGTCGCGAGCGACGACCTCACCGTCGCGGTGGTCGACAACGAGGACTCTGGAGTCCCCCCCGAAGAAGTGATACGGCGCGCCGGAGACGCGATCGACGACGCGGGGATCGACGCCGACGTGAGGCGGGTCGAGGGCGACCCCGGGAGCCGGCTGGTGGAGATCGCGGAGACGGAGGAGTTCGAGGAGATCGTCCTCGGCGGGGGGCACACGAGCCCGATGGGGAAGATCACGATCGGACCGATCGCCGAGTTCGTCCTGTTGAACGCCAAGACATCGGTCACGCTGGTCAGATGA
- a CDS encoding sensor histidine kinase → MERFPEALGGLPDPVLIVDTDGVVRAGNSRVEAVFGHPPADLEGTDVERLLYDAAGGSAGAELYGHVADPEPRSMAASLDLTARRRDGTEFPVTISLGPFEQGGETYLVVTVVDVRERRAQQAEIRRRTRTLEALHEATQDLLKTTDREVAAAAAVDYVEEVLGHPIAGIWLYDEDRDALEPLVWTDAADEVVGEHPAFSADERSISWQVFESGEPEYVADTETDPDRYNPDSPIRSELVLPLGRYGVINVGATEPDAFDDSDLAVARIWAATVTMVFVRIERERQLRAREDEVARERDRLEEFAGLVSHDLRNPLNVAAGNLELVRARLEETQTVPSEIDAVARSLDRMGALVEDMLTLARQGTAIDETEAVSLAALAEECWANVDTVAAELVVGDDLALRADGSRLRQALENLFANAVAHAGPDVRVEVGALDAENGTVGFYVSDDGPGVPESVREDAFDAGVSTDRDGTGFGLKIVAEVAEAHGWSLELVDAEDGGARFEFRGIEAADAADVPAAGDDAAD, encoded by the coding sequence ATGGAGCGATTCCCGGAGGCGCTCGGCGGCCTTCCCGACCCGGTGCTGATCGTGGACACCGACGGCGTCGTCCGCGCCGGCAACTCCCGCGTCGAGGCCGTGTTCGGCCATCCACCGGCGGATCTGGAGGGGACCGACGTCGAGCGACTGCTCTACGACGCGGCCGGCGGCTCGGCCGGCGCCGAACTCTACGGTCACGTCGCCGACCCCGAGCCGCGGTCCATGGCCGCGAGCCTCGACCTGACGGCGCGGCGGCGGGACGGAACCGAGTTCCCCGTCACGATCAGCCTCGGCCCGTTCGAGCAGGGGGGCGAGACGTACCTCGTCGTCACCGTCGTCGACGTGCGCGAGCGGCGGGCACAGCAGGCCGAGATCCGCCGCCGGACGCGGACGCTGGAGGCGCTCCACGAGGCGACGCAGGACCTCCTGAAGACGACCGACCGCGAGGTCGCCGCGGCGGCCGCCGTCGACTACGTCGAAGAGGTGCTCGGCCACCCGATCGCGGGGATCTGGCTGTACGACGAAGACCGAGACGCGCTCGAACCGCTCGTGTGGACCGACGCGGCCGACGAGGTCGTGGGCGAGCATCCCGCCTTCTCGGCGGACGAGCGGAGCATCTCCTGGCAGGTGTTCGAGTCAGGGGAGCCGGAGTACGTCGCCGACACGGAGACGGACCCGGACCGGTACAACCCCGACTCGCCGATCCGGAGCGAGCTCGTGCTCCCGCTCGGTCGCTACGGCGTCATCAACGTCGGCGCCACCGAGCCCGACGCGTTCGACGACTCCGACCTCGCGGTCGCGCGGATCTGGGCCGCGACCGTGACGATGGTGTTCGTCCGGATCGAGCGCGAGCGACAGCTCCGAGCCCGCGAGGACGAGGTCGCCCGCGAGCGCGACCGGCTCGAGGAGTTCGCCGGCCTCGTCTCCCACGACCTCCGGAACCCCCTCAACGTCGCGGCCGGCAACCTCGAACTGGTCCGCGCCCGACTGGAGGAGACGCAGACGGTGCCGTCGGAGATCGACGCCGTCGCGCGCTCGCTCGACCGGATGGGCGCGCTCGTCGAGGACATGCTCACGCTCGCCAGACAGGGCACCGCGATCGACGAGACCGAGGCGGTGTCCCTCGCGGCGCTGGCCGAGGAGTGCTGGGCGAACGTCGACACGGTGGCCGCCGAACTGGTTGTCGGCGACGACCTCGCGCTGCGCGCGGACGGGAGCCGGCTCCGACAGGCCCTGGAGAACCTGTTCGCCAACGCGGTCGCTCACGCCGGTCCGGACGTCCGCGTCGAGGTGGGGGCGCTCGACGCCGAGAACGGGACGGTCGGCTTCTACGTCTCCGACGACGGGCCCGGAGTCCCCGAGTCGGTGCGCGAGGACGCGTTCGACGCGGGCGTGTCGACCGACCGGGACGGGACCGGCTTCGGCCTGAAGATCGTCGCGGAGGTGGCCGAGGCGCACGGCTGGTCGCTCGAACTCGTCGACGCGGAGGACGGCGGCGCGCGCTTCGAGTTCCGCGGGATCGAGGCGGCGGACGCCGCCGACGTTCCAGCGGCTGGCGACGACGCCGCCGACTGA
- a CDS encoding DUF5806 family protein, with the protein MNDQPGSASDDADAGSDPASEPPVGDEGSQGSLGEASAPTDGEAPPDEEVSGGDASDGDASDGIDAESDSGTADGDTTADGGNDATDAADAADADLPPEVRKYERFKKMDGARYERVNEFLRDRTYVTAREWAIARLCADFRTETGVEMTKIGENLPELVPFMTDTYTPQAVNQARYSFEEKVTKAGATFLYGAMSGFFTAEDLDEMMYEVTEVAKFLLEVEGVDLAVADELEAEDKISEVMREVRASSAGLRGEEVRCPECGHVHEPAEE; encoded by the coding sequence ATGAACGACCAGCCCGGTTCCGCGTCGGACGACGCCGACGCGGGGTCGGACCCCGCCAGCGAGCCGCCGGTCGGCGACGAGGGGAGTCAGGGGTCCCTCGGCGAGGCGTCCGCTCCGACCGACGGCGAGGCCCCTCCCGACGAGGAAGTTTCGGGCGGGGACGCTTCCGATGGGGACGCTTCCGACGGGATCGACGCCGAATCCGACAGCGGTACCGCCGACGGCGACACCACAGCAGACGGCGGCAACGACGCGACCGACGCCGCCGACGCCGCCGACGCCGACCTCCCGCCGGAGGTCCGCAAGTACGAGCGGTTCAAGAAGATGGACGGCGCCCGCTACGAGCGCGTCAACGAGTTCCTCCGCGACCGGACGTACGTCACGGCCCGGGAGTGGGCGATCGCGCGGCTCTGCGCCGACTTCCGCACCGAGACGGGCGTCGAGATGACGAAGATCGGCGAGAACCTCCCGGAGCTCGTCCCCTTCATGACCGACACGTACACGCCGCAGGCGGTCAACCAGGCGCGTTACTCGTTCGAGGAGAAGGTGACGAAGGCGGGCGCGACGTTCCTCTACGGGGCGATGTCCGGCTTCTTCACCGCCGAGGACTTAGACGAGATGATGTACGAGGTGACGGAGGTCGCGAAGTTCCTCCTGGAGGTCGAGGGCGTCGACCTCGCCGTCGCCGACGAGCTGGAGGCCGAGGACAAGATCAGCGAGGTGATGCGCGAGGTGCGCGCCTCCTCGGCCGGCCTCCGCGGCGAGGAGGTCCGGTGCCCCGAGTGCGGGCACGTCCACGAGCCGGCCGAGGAGTAG
- a CDS encoding TIGR00341 family protein: MIPAGKRAAVVRALDEEGVDYVVTDETSGREYTAVATFPLPTAAVEPVLERLREAGIDESTYTVIVAAETVISRRFEALEEEYAEESERGGDRISREELQAKADDLASGLGTYVLMTVISAVIATAGLLLDSPATVVGSMVIAPLIGPAMSAAIGTVVDDEEMFRRGVRMQVLGVVVAVGAATLFAFAIRSLALVPPGIDPLELAEVSERLAPNVLVLVVAIGAGVAGIVSLMTGVSATLVGVMIAVALIPPAAAVGIGIAFQIPRLVVGAGVIVAVNVLSINLSALVVLWYEGYRPQRWFREDDARAAFVKRVAVLVAAIAVLSVFLGGVTYDSYVASTTEADVRTAVGDELAAMDAGMELIELEVERGGTVPPLDTERVVVTVGAPPGSDVGGVAEALDRRIEATIREDVRVEVRLVTVERA; the protein is encoded by the coding sequence ATGATCCCGGCGGGGAAGCGCGCGGCCGTGGTCCGCGCGCTCGACGAGGAGGGGGTCGACTACGTCGTCACCGACGAGACGAGCGGGCGCGAGTACACCGCGGTCGCGACGTTCCCGCTCCCCACCGCCGCGGTCGAGCCCGTCCTCGAACGCCTCCGCGAGGCGGGGATCGACGAGAGCACCTACACCGTCATCGTCGCAGCCGAGACCGTCATCTCCCGGCGGTTCGAGGCGCTCGAGGAGGAGTACGCCGAGGAGTCCGAGCGCGGCGGCGACCGGATCTCCCGCGAGGAGCTGCAGGCGAAGGCGGACGACCTCGCCTCCGGGCTCGGGACCTACGTGCTGATGACCGTCATCTCGGCGGTGATCGCGACCGCCGGCCTCCTGCTCGACTCGCCGGCGACCGTCGTGGGGTCGATGGTGATCGCCCCCCTGATCGGTCCCGCGATGTCGGCGGCGATCGGCACCGTCGTCGACGACGAGGAGATGTTCCGGCGCGGCGTGCGGATGCAGGTGCTCGGCGTCGTCGTCGCGGTGGGGGCCGCGACGCTGTTCGCGTTCGCGATCCGGTCTCTGGCGCTCGTACCCCCCGGGATCGACCCGCTCGAACTCGCCGAGGTCTCCGAGCGGCTCGCCCCGAACGTCCTGGTGCTCGTCGTGGCTATCGGCGCCGGCGTCGCCGGGATCGTGTCGCTGATGACGGGCGTCTCCGCGACGCTCGTCGGCGTGATGATCGCGGTGGCGCTCATCCCGCCGGCGGCCGCCGTCGGCATCGGGATCGCCTTTCAGATCCCCCGGCTCGTGGTCGGCGCGGGCGTGATCGTCGCGGTGAACGTCCTCTCGATCAACCTCTCGGCGCTGGTGGTGCTGTGGTACGAGGGGTACCGGCCCCAGCGGTGGTTCCGCGAGGACGACGCGCGAGCGGCGTTCGTGAAACGCGTCGCGGTCCTCGTCGCCGCCATCGCGGTGCTGTCGGTGTTCCTCGGCGGAGTCACGTACGACTCGTACGTCGCCTCGACGACCGAGGCCGACGTCCGGACCGCCGTCGGCGACGAGCTGGCCGCGATGGACGCCGGGATGGAGCTGATCGAACTCGAGGTCGAGCGCGGCGGAACCGTCCCGCCCCTCGACACCGAGCGCGTGGTGGTCACGGTCGGGGCGCCCCCGGGCAGCGACGTCGGGGGAGTCGCCGAGGCCCTCGACCGCCGGATCGAGGCGACGATCCGGGAGGACGTGCGGGTGGAGGTGCGGCTCGTGACGGTCGAGCGCGCCTGA
- a CDS encoding adenylate kinase, with protein sequence MSHRILLLGAPGAGKGTQSAKLAEEYGVEHVTTGDALRANKDMETEYGTPRSFMEAGELVPDPVVNEIVRAALEEADGFVLDGYPRNLDQAEYLSEITDLDAVIYLAVDEEVLVDRLTGRRVCDDCGANFHVDFQPPEEAGVCDECGGELIQREDDTEETARERLQVFYDNTEPVVDHFRDEGVLVEVDGEATPDEVFDRIRDVVEA encoded by the coding sequence ATGAGTCACCGAATTCTTCTGCTGGGGGCGCCCGGCGCCGGAAAGGGGACGCAGAGCGCGAAGCTCGCCGAGGAGTACGGCGTCGAGCACGTCACGACCGGCGACGCGCTCCGCGCGAACAAGGACATGGAGACGGAGTACGGGACGCCGCGCTCGTTCATGGAGGCGGGCGAGCTCGTCCCCGACCCGGTCGTCAACGAGATCGTCCGGGCCGCGCTCGAGGAGGCCGACGGGTTCGTGCTGGACGGCTACCCGCGCAACCTCGACCAGGCCGAGTACCTCTCGGAGATCACCGACCTCGACGCCGTGATCTACCTCGCCGTCGACGAGGAGGTGCTCGTCGACCGGCTCACCGGCCGCCGGGTGTGCGACGACTGCGGCGCGAACTTCCACGTCGACTTCCAACCCCCCGAGGAGGCGGGCGTCTGCGACGAGTGCGGCGGCGAGCTGATCCAGCGCGAGGACGACACCGAGGAGACGGCGCGCGAGCGGCTCCAGGTCTTCTACGACAACACCGAGCCCGTGGTCGACCACTTCCGCGACGAGGGAGTCCTCGTCGAGGTCGACGGCGAGGCGACGCCGGACGAGGTCTTCGACCGGATCCGCGACGTCGTCGAGGCGTAA